The Gemmatimonadetes bacterium T265 genome contains a region encoding:
- a CDS encoding hypothetical protein (possible pseudo due to internal stop codon) has protein sequence MAAGALAGIVAVLAPYAARAQAPARPSGAVADTLPLALEAAVQLATGRGEQVRLARIQVDIAETQVASARAERFPQLAATLGYQRTLRSPYAGGLSGLNIPRYAPDTTASLAQRVRYLEQNAPTAPFSGIGSLAGGLGLGVPNTYGVEVTGSQTLFSGGRTAAGVRAAEAGRRAAAFTLVEQTADAEQQVRTAYYQASLARDLAAIADSSYAQADWFLTYERQLRSAGRAADLDVLKAEVSRDNLRPQQVQARNQRDVALLTLKQLTHIPLAQSLRLTTPLEVAPAGGAAADDADVAPAVLTAQRSAVRAAASQVAAAEQQLRAARGARLPSVAVQSSFAPTWYAGDVFGNVSAPRTNWTVGFAVQVPLFQGGRLLADVRQAEAQQEQSRLQLSQLERAVQVQYEQARLEQARARAEIAVRRRTVDQARRAYDLTLLRFEQGASTQLDVTSARADLLQARTNLAQAAADYATAGAAVARALAGVSAPPPPAVPSAAPPPR, from the coding sequence TTGGCGGCGGGCGCCCTCGCCGGTATCGTCGCGGTGCTCGCGCCGTACGCGGCCAGGGCCCAAGCGCCGGCGCGCCCGAGCGGCGCGGTCGCCGACACGCTCCCGCTCGCCCTCGAGGCCGCCGTCCAGCTGGCGACCGGCCGGGGCGAGCAGGTGCGCCTCGCGCGCATCCAGGTCGACATCGCCGAGACGCAGGTCGCGTCCGCGCGCGCCGAGCGGTTCCCGCAGCTCGCCGCGACCCTGGGCTACCAGCGCACGCTGCGGAGCCCCTACGCCGGCGGCCTGAGCGGGCTCAACATCCCGCGCTACGCCCCCGACACCACGGCGTCGCTCGCGCAGCGCGTGCGGTACCTTGAGCAAAACGCGCCCACGGCCCCGTTCTCCGGGATTGGCAGCCTTGCGGGCGGCCTCGGACTCGGCGTGCCGAACACCTACGGCGTGGAGGTTACCGGGTCGCAGACGCTCTTCAGCGGCGGCCGCACGGCGGCCGGCGTGCGCGCGGCGGAGGCCGGCCGACGGGCGGCCGCGTTCACGCTCGTCGAGCAGACGGCCGACGCCGAGCAGCAGGTGCGCACGGCGTACTACCAGGCGTCCCTCGCGCGCGATCTCGCGGCGATCGCCGACTCGTCGTACGCGCAGGCCGACTGGTTCCTGACGTACGAGCGTCAGCTGCGGAGCGCGGGACGCGCGGCCGACCTCGACGTGCTCAAGGCCGAGGTCTCCCGCGACAACCTGCGCCCGCAACAGGTGCAGGCGCGCAACCAGCGCGACGTCGCGCTGCTCACGCTCAAGCAGCTGACCCACATCCCGCTCGCCCAGTCGCTCCGGTTGACCACCCCCCTCGAGGTGGCGCCGGCCGGCGGCGCGGCCGCGGACGACGCGGACGTCGCGCCTGCGGTGCTGACCGCGCAACGGAGCGCGGTGCGCGCCGCCGCGTCGCAGGTTGCAGCCGCGGAACAACAGCTCCGGGCCGCCCGCGGCGCACGGCTGCCGAGTGTCGCCGTCCAGTCGAGCTTCGCGCCGACGTGGTACGCGGGCGACGTCTTCGGGAACGTGAGCGCGCCGCGCACCAACTGGACCGTCGGCTTCGCGGTGCAGGTGCCGCTCTTCCAGGGCGGCCGCCTCCTGGCCGACGTGCGCCAGGCGGAGGCACAGCAGGAGCAGTCGCGGCTCCAGCTCTCGCAGCTCGAACGGGCCGTGCAGGTGCAGTACGAGCAGGCCCGCCTCGAGCAGGCGCGGGCCCGCGCCGAGATCGCGGTGCGGCGGCGCACCGTCGACCAGGCGCGGCGCGCGTATGACCTGACCCTCCTCCGCTTCGAGCAGGGGGCCTCGACGCAGCTCGACGTGACGAGCGCGCGCGCCGACCTCCTGCAGGCGCGCACCAACCTCGCCCAGGCCGCCGCGGACTACGCCACCGCGGGCGCGGCGGTCGCGCGCGCGCTCGCCGGCGTGAGTGCCCCGCCACCGCCCGCCGTGCCGTCGGCCGCCCCGCCTCCGCGTTGA
- a CDS encoding alcohol dehydrogenase, whose amino-acid sequence MSHLNTTAGVARRARRVTTLGLLLAAACGRGADPRPNGAGPTARAEPAAGATDAGWGSYNGTLDGQRFAASSQLTPQNVAALRPVCRVRLGEEGTFQSGPLVVGDTLFVTTAHTTVAVHAATCALVWRQTHAPRAPDVYPVNRGVAYLAGRLFRGTPDGRLLALDARTGHVLWDVQVGDPAKGEFTSSAPVAWNGRVFIGLAGGDFGIRGRVMGFDAATGKESWRFYTVPMGREPGAASWHLPATAARGGGATWTSYTLDTAAAELFVPVANPAPDFAPQARPGDNLYTNAVVVLDAHSGALKWYHQLVANDGLDYDLGAAPMLYAASGGGARVALGSKDGHVYAVDRASHARLFKTAVTTISPPPTPPTRRGVHACPGPLGGVEWNGPAYDPRTGLIYAGAVDWCGTYTTATEQALAGHKPGMPYYGGSYAPAPGDTASGWLTALDAGTGQVRWRYHAPQPIVAGVTPTAGGLVFTGDLGGTLYAFDAASGAVRFTYPTRGAIAGGVMTYATGGRQYVATTSGNVSRTTFKTTGSPTLIVFGLNAPAELRTTTLPTYSTTGGAAPRGPTP is encoded by the coding sequence ATGTCACACCTCAACACCACCGCGGGCGTAGCGCGCCGTGCGCGGCGCGTCACGACCCTCGGGCTCCTGCTCGCCGCCGCCTGCGGCCGCGGCGCGGACCCGCGGCCGAACGGCGCCGGCCCGACGGCACGCGCCGAGCCGGCCGCCGGCGCCACCGATGCCGGGTGGGGGAGCTACAACGGCACGCTCGACGGGCAGCGCTTCGCCGCGTCTTCGCAGCTCACGCCGCAGAACGTCGCCGCCCTCAGGCCGGTCTGCCGGGTGCGGCTCGGCGAGGAGGGCACGTTCCAGAGCGGCCCGCTCGTCGTCGGCGACACGCTGTTCGTCACGACGGCACACACCACCGTGGCCGTGCACGCCGCGACGTGCGCCCTCGTCTGGCGCCAGACCCACGCGCCCAGGGCACCCGACGTCTACCCGGTCAACCGCGGGGTGGCCTACCTCGCCGGTCGTCTCTTTCGCGGCACGCCCGACGGCCGCCTCCTCGCGCTCGACGCGCGCACCGGGCACGTGCTGTGGGACGTCCAGGTGGGCGACCCCGCGAAGGGCGAGTTCACGAGCAGCGCTCCGGTCGCCTGGAACGGGCGGGTGTTCATCGGGCTCGCCGGCGGCGACTTCGGCATCCGCGGCCGCGTCATGGGCTTCGACGCGGCCACGGGCAAGGAATCGTGGCGCTTCTACACGGTCCCGATGGGCAGGGAGCCCGGCGCCGCGTCGTGGCACCTCCCGGCGACCGCGGCGCGCGGCGGCGGGGCGACGTGGACGTCGTACACGCTCGACACGGCCGCGGCCGAGCTTTTCGTGCCGGTCGCCAACCCGGCGCCCGACTTCGCGCCCCAGGCCCGCCCCGGCGACAACCTGTACACGAACGCGGTTGTCGTGCTCGACGCCCACTCGGGCGCGCTCAAGTGGTACCACCAGCTCGTCGCCAACGACGGGCTCGACTACGACCTCGGCGCCGCGCCGATGCTCTACGCCGCCTCGGGCGGCGGGGCGCGCGTGGCGCTGGGGAGCAAGGACGGGCACGTCTATGCGGTCGACCGGGCGAGCCACGCGCGCCTGTTCAAGACGGCGGTCACCACGATCTCGCCGCCGCCCACGCCGCCGACGCGCCGGGGCGTGCACGCCTGCCCCGGCCCGTTAGGCGGGGTCGAGTGGAACGGCCCCGCGTACGACCCGCGCACGGGGCTCATCTACGCGGGCGCGGTCGACTGGTGCGGCACCTACACGACCGCGACCGAGCAGGCCCTGGCCGGGCACAAGCCGGGGATGCCCTACTACGGCGGGAGCTACGCGCCCGCCCCGGGCGACACGGCGAGCGGCTGGCTCACCGCGCTCGACGCGGGGACCGGGCAGGTGCGGTGGCGGTACCACGCGCCGCAGCCGATCGTCGCCGGCGTGACGCCCACCGCAGGCGGCCTCGTGTTCACCGGCGACCTGGGCGGCACCCTGTACGCCTTCGACGCGGCGAGCGGGGCGGTACGCTTCACCTACCCGACGCGCGGCGCGATCGCCGGTGGCGTCATGACGTACGCGACGGGCGGCCGGCAGTACGTGGCGACCACGTCGGGCAATGTCTCGCGCACGACATTCAAGACGACGGGGTCGCCGACCCTCATCGTTTTCGGCCTGAACGCCCCGGCCGAATTGCGGACGACGACGCTGCCGACGTACTCGACGACCGGCGGCGCCGCGCCCCGCGGACCGACGCCGTGA
- a CDS encoding DNA-directed RNA polymerase sigma-70 factor, translating to MRARRRARVAPPSPCVQPPRNQPSPEQRPPEHDAGGDLTALLRAAQAGAPSAEDAVYARVYDELRRLARRVRAGRAGVTLSTTALVHEAYDKLRPERAPAWEGRAHFFGVAARAMRDILVDAARRRGAEKRGGGAAFVTLGDDAAAQGVRGDELLALDEALDRLGALDARQLRVVEYRYFAGLTAAETADVLGVSLSTVEREWRGARAWLALELRAA from the coding sequence GTGCGTGCCCGCCGCCGTGCGCGGGTCGCGCCACCGTCGCCCTGCGTGCAGCCGCCTCGCAACCAACCCAGCCCCGAGCAGCGCCCCCCCGAACACGATGCGGGCGGGGACCTGACCGCCCTTCTCCGGGCGGCGCAGGCCGGCGCGCCGAGCGCCGAGGACGCCGTGTATGCTCGCGTGTACGACGAGTTGCGTCGGCTCGCGCGGCGCGTGCGAGCCGGTCGCGCGGGCGTGACGCTCTCCACGACCGCCCTCGTCCACGAGGCGTACGACAAGCTGCGCCCCGAGCGCGCGCCGGCGTGGGAGGGCCGCGCGCACTTCTTCGGCGTGGCCGCCCGCGCGATGCGCGACATCCTGGTCGACGCGGCCCGCCGCCGCGGTGCGGAGAAGCGCGGCGGCGGCGCGGCGTTCGTCACGCTCGGCGACGACGCGGCCGCGCAGGGGGTGCGCGGCGACGAACTGCTCGCCCTCGACGAGGCGCTGGACCGCCTCGGCGCGCTCGACGCGCGGCAGCTCCGGGTGGTGGAGTACCGATACTTCGCCGGCCTCACCGCGGCGGAGACGGCTGACGTGTTAGGCGTGTCGCTGTCCACGGTCGAGCGCGAGTGGCGCGGTGCGCGCGCCTGGCTCGCGCTCGAGCTGCGCGCGGCGTGA
- a CDS encoding MexH family multidrug efflux RND transporter periplasmic adaptor subunit, producing MPRPRRPRPRADAAIVRRPARHAVRIVPAALLLAAGACRKPVPAPAAAAAVAVLGPQDVARAARLAVSPAVVLTGSLNPYRTAEVKAQVAGLVGQLRTDRGRPVRRGDLLAVLRAQGVQGEASGARAAVDAAQAQVALTRWQLESARQLYQAGAMAEMNFRNAQAQYAAAQGQLGSARAQAAGANEAETYTRVEAPLTGVVSARMTNQGEAVSPGQQLFTVVNADTLELAGQIPVRAAGQVRVGQVAIFSLDAYPGQKFSGRVARVDPTVDPGTRRVGASLYLPNPGHRIVGGQYVTGEIVSGAPAEDAVVVPQAAVRGGGDSVYVFVIEQGALARRAVSLGARDDGRGVVAVRSGVREGESVIVSPATDLAAGTRVRVANVGPAVAAREGK from the coding sequence ATGCCCCGCCCCCGTAGACCCCGGCCGCGCGCCGACGCCGCCATCGTTAGACGCCCCGCGAGGCACGCCGTCCGGATCGTCCCGGCCGCCCTGCTGCTCGCGGCGGGCGCCTGCCGGAAGCCCGTCCCCGCGCCCGCGGCCGCCGCGGCCGTCGCCGTGCTCGGCCCGCAGGACGTCGCGCGGGCCGCCCGCTTGGCCGTCAGCCCCGCCGTGGTGCTCACCGGCTCGCTCAACCCGTACCGGACGGCCGAGGTGAAGGCGCAGGTCGCGGGCCTGGTCGGGCAACTGCGGACCGACCGCGGGCGCCCGGTGCGCCGCGGCGACCTCCTCGCCGTCCTCAGAGCGCAGGGGGTGCAGGGTGAGGCGTCGGGCGCCCGGGCCGCGGTCGACGCGGCGCAGGCCCAGGTCGCCCTCACGCGCTGGCAACTCGAGTCGGCCCGCCAGCTCTACCAGGCGGGCGCGATGGCGGAGATGAACTTCCGCAACGCGCAGGCGCAGTACGCGGCCGCGCAGGGCCAGCTCGGCTCCGCGCGGGCGCAGGCCGCGGGGGCGAACGAGGCGGAAACCTACACGCGCGTCGAGGCGCCGCTGACGGGCGTGGTGAGCGCGCGGATGACGAACCAGGGCGAGGCGGTATCCCCCGGGCAGCAGCTCTTCACCGTGGTGAACGCCGACACCCTGGAGCTCGCCGGGCAGATCCCGGTGCGGGCGGCCGGGCAGGTACGCGTGGGCCAGGTGGCGATCTTCTCGCTCGACGCCTACCCCGGGCAGAAGTTCAGTGGCCGCGTCGCGCGCGTCGACCCCACCGTCGACCCGGGCACGCGCCGCGTGGGCGCGTCGCTCTACCTGCCGAACCCCGGCCACCGCATCGTCGGCGGGCAGTACGTGACCGGCGAGATCGTGAGCGGCGCCCCCGCCGAGGACGCGGTGGTCGTGCCGCAGGCCGCGGTGCGCGGCGGCGGCGACTCGGTGTACGTGTTCGTGATCGAGCAGGGCGCACTCGCGCGCCGAGCCGTGTCGCTCGGCGCGCGCGACGACGGGCGCGGCGTGGTGGCCGTCCGGTCGGGCGTCCGCGAGGGCGAGTCGGTGATCGTCTCGCCGGCCACCGACCTCGCCGCGGGCACCCGGGTCCGCGTCGCGAACGTCGGGCCCGCGGTCGCGGCGCGGGAGGGGAAGTAG
- a CDS encoding alpha-glucosidase, whose amino-acid sequence MDMTGADIDVTTDRQNVVALGTSDSVGVREAYPVGEFIVWRDRGTLAVAHRESPDRLLWEGARDGNFLVAEQATAAVRAFGTPEGSFTITDAVSATYARPTIDHVELAPNRATVSGRLTGPSGGVAYELAFETAAADTLRFVARVRAPDGSPINRVRLRIASTRDEAFFGFGQQLTYFDQKGKVLPILVQEHGVGRGLPVVTQLVDLAANGGGRNPYVTEAPAPHFISSRLRSLCLENTEYSVFDLRHADHVDIKVWSAAMTGRIFYGRTPLDLIEAYTAYAGRMRALPDWVHNGVIAAVQGGTDIVRGKLETLRSAGVPLAGLWIQDWTGVRVTSAGAQLWWDWKLDESFYHDWRRLVSDLEGQGARMLLYVNPFLSTEPDHDALYREGGRDGYLVEKADGTPYLIKNTNFAAALIDLSNPETRTWIKAVIRREMIDKAGASGWMADFGEALPFDAKLHDGDPAVYHNRFTEEWARVNREVIEEAGRGDDAVCFHRSGFTQSPGAATLFWLGDQLQSWDEYDGIKTAVVGLLSGGVSGFSLVHSDTGGYVVLKLALAGRAVPVFARTPELLMRWMELNAFTAAFRTHEGLDPALSAQFDTNTETLAHLVRFAKVYQGLAPYRKRLVADAAARGHPVVRHPFLHYPDDPNTLALRYQFLLGPDLLVAPVLDKGADAVDVYFPAGSAWTDLWTGIDAGQAGSWVRMPAPLSRPAVFVRKGASSATEILDGLRHVGVL is encoded by the coding sequence ATGGACATGACCGGTGCTGATATCGATGTGACGACCGACCGTCAGAACGTCGTCGCCCTCGGTACCTCGGACTCGGTCGGCGTGCGCGAGGCGTATCCTGTCGGCGAGTTCATCGTCTGGCGCGACCGCGGGACCCTCGCGGTCGCGCACCGCGAGAGCCCGGACCGGCTGCTCTGGGAGGGGGCCCGCGACGGCAACTTCCTCGTCGCCGAGCAGGCCACGGCCGCCGTCCGCGCCTTCGGCACGCCGGAAGGGTCTTTCACGATTACCGACGCGGTGTCGGCGACATACGCCCGGCCGACGATCGACCACGTCGAGCTCGCGCCGAACCGCGCCACGGTGTCCGGACGGCTCACGGGACCGTCGGGCGGCGTGGCCTACGAACTCGCCTTCGAGACCGCCGCCGCGGACACGCTGCGCTTCGTCGCCCGAGTCCGGGCGCCCGACGGCTCCCCGATCAACCGCGTCCGCCTGCGGATCGCGTCGACCCGCGACGAGGCGTTCTTCGGCTTCGGCCAGCAGCTGACCTACTTCGACCAGAAGGGGAAGGTGCTCCCCATCCTCGTGCAGGAGCACGGCGTCGGGCGCGGCCTGCCGGTCGTCACGCAGCTCGTCGACCTCGCCGCCAACGGCGGCGGGCGGAACCCGTACGTGACCGAGGCCCCGGCGCCGCACTTCATCTCGAGTCGGCTGCGCTCGCTGTGCCTGGAGAACACCGAGTACAGCGTGTTCGACCTCCGGCACGCGGACCACGTCGACATCAAAGTGTGGTCCGCCGCGATGACCGGCCGGATCTTCTACGGCCGGACCCCGCTCGACCTGATCGAGGCCTACACGGCGTACGCGGGCCGGATGCGCGCGCTGCCCGACTGGGTCCACAACGGCGTCATCGCCGCGGTGCAAGGCGGCACGGACATCGTGCGCGGCAAGCTCGAGACGCTGCGCAGCGCGGGCGTTCCGCTCGCCGGCCTCTGGATCCAGGACTGGACCGGGGTCCGGGTCACTTCGGCCGGCGCGCAGCTCTGGTGGGACTGGAAGCTCGACGAGTCGTTCTACCACGACTGGCGGCGGCTCGTGTCCGACCTGGAAGGGCAGGGCGCGCGCATGCTCCTCTACGTCAACCCGTTCCTCAGCACGGAGCCGGACCACGACGCGCTATACCGCGAGGGCGGCCGCGACGGGTACCTCGTCGAAAAGGCCGACGGGACGCCGTACCTGATCAAGAACACGAACTTCGCCGCCGCCCTGATCGACCTCAGCAACCCCGAGACGCGCACCTGGATCAAGGCGGTCATCAGGCGCGAGATGATTGACAAGGCCGGCGCGTCCGGGTGGATGGCCGACTTCGGCGAGGCGCTCCCGTTCGACGCGAAGCTGCACGACGGCGACCCGGCCGTCTACCACAACCGCTTCACGGAGGAGTGGGCGCGGGTGAACCGTGAGGTGATCGAGGAGGCCGGGCGCGGGGACGACGCCGTATGCTTCCACCGCTCGGGCTTCACCCAGAGCCCGGGCGCCGCGACCCTGTTCTGGCTCGGCGACCAGCTGCAGTCCTGGGACGAGTACGACGGGATCAAGACCGCCGTCGTCGGGCTGCTCTCGGGGGGCGTTTCGGGCTTCAGCCTGGTCCACAGCGACACGGGCGGCTACGTCGTGCTCAAGCTCGCGCTGGCGGGCCGCGCCGTCCCGGTTTTCGCGCGCACGCCCGAACTGCTCATGCGCTGGATGGAGCTGAACGCTTTCACCGCGGCGTTCCGCACGCACGAGGGGCTCGACCCGGCATTATCGGCGCAGTTCGACACGAACACCGAGACGCTCGCGCACCTGGTGCGCTTCGCGAAGGTCTACCAGGGACTCGCGCCCTACCGGAAGCGCCTCGTCGCGGACGCGGCCGCGCGCGGCCACCCGGTCGTTCGGCACCCATTCCTGCACTACCCCGACGACCCGAACACCCTCGCGTTGCGCTACCAGTTCCTGCTCGGCCCCGACCTCCTCGTCGCGCCGGTGCTGGACAAGGGCGCCGACGCGGTCGACGTCTACTTCCCCGCGGGTAGCGCCTGGACAGATCTCTGGACGGGCATCGACGCGGGCCAAGCGGGAAGCTGGGTGCGCATGCCCGCGCCGCTGTCCAGACCCGCCGTGTTCGTCCGCAAGGGCGCCTCATCCGCCACCGAAATCCTCGATGGGTTGCGGCACGTCGGGGTGTTGTGA